One genomic segment of Tachyglossus aculeatus isolate mTacAcu1 chromosome 17, mTacAcu1.pri, whole genome shotgun sequence includes these proteins:
- the LOC119939457 gene encoding tapasin-related protein-like has translation MPGSGRALLTVCCLLGPGFLGTPWGGAKAGESLSQVSQLNCVLESINSHMTTEESLMRQNVQLVLRGPGPPAPPPPGDAFTFVLQERAPVLLQYVDEDVNELECRLSRYFTDNIEILWPGLASHGTWLPIWYTVTISHAQGHFTITTFCIQTAESGGQEPVHLSGVFSMRTRASQIQTPLAGTVLLDCAFALDHAASVDVAWVLRQKGGRQREVLHYRGAENQVTHLDPKVEAFPAAIPQGNVSLLLQNVAIHDQGTYSCSVTAVALQGELNIEVAVLESPKVKLNMESVSLVEGEERKLVCDVSHYYPLEARAQWLRQPPAGSRLLPNVVSGTLASSHRQNGDQTFSFSSYFLLTGSLRDDGVRYTCHVDHLSLKTPIRKSVTIRVTAKSWPWMWLLIGAVFIVLSGLLLGLLVHLHRVKIMDKRKPY, from the exons GGTTCCTGGGGACCCCCTGGGGAGGGGCCAAGGCCGGGGAGTCCTTGAGCCAGGTCAGCCAGCTGAACTGCGTCCTAGAGAGCATCAACTCCCACATGACCACAGAAGAGTCCCTCATGCGGCAAAATGTGCAACTAGTGCTGAGGGGCCCAGGGCCCCCcgcgcccccacccccgggagaTGCCTTCACCTTTGTTCTGCAGG AGAGGGCCCCCGTGCTCCTGCAGTATGTGGATGAGGACGTGAACGAGCTGGAATGCCGGCTCAGCCGCTACTTCACCGACAACATAGAGATACTGTGGCCGGGCCTGGCCAGCCATGGGACATGGCTCCCCATCTGGTACACCGTCACCATTAGCCACGCCCAGGGCCACTTCACCATCACCACCTTCTGCATCCAGACGGCCGAGTCCGGCGGCCAAGAGCCGGTGCACCTTTCag GGGTCTTCTCCATGCGCACCCGGGCCTCCCAGATCCAGACGCCCCTGGCCGGGACCGTCCTGCTGGACTGTGCCTTTGCACTGGACCACGCGGCCTCCGTGGACGTGGCCTGGGTCTTGCGGCAGAAGGGGGGGCGGCAGCGGGAGGTGCTCCACTACCGCGGGGCGGAGAACCAGGTGACGCACCTGGACCCGAAGGTGGAGGCCTTCCCGGCCGCCATCCCCCAAGGCAATGTCTCCCTACTGCTCCAGAATGTGGCCATCCATGACCAGGGCACCTACAGTTGCTCCGTAACCGCGGTCGCCCTGCAGGGAGAGCTCAACATCGAGGTGGCCGTCCTGG AGAGCCCCAAGGTGAAGTTGAACATGGAGTCGGTGAgtctggtggagggggaggagcggaaGCTGGTTTGTGATGTGAGCCACTACTACCCCCTGGAGGCCCGGGCCCAGTGGCTACGTCAGCCCCCAGCCGGGAGCCGCCTGCTGCCCAACGTGGTCAGCGGCACCCTGGCCAGTAGCCACCGGCAGAACGGCGACCAGACCTTCAGCTTCTCCAGCTACTTCCTGCTCACGGGTTCGCTGCGGGACGACGGGGTGCGCTACACCTGCCACGTGGACCACCTGAGCCTCAAGACCCCCATCCGCAAGAGCGTCACCATCAGAGTGACAG caaAATCGTGGCCCTGGATGTGGCTTCTCATCGGGGCTGTCTTCATTGTCCTGAGCGGCCTGCTGCTTGGCCTCCTGGTCCACCTGCACAGAG TGAAAATCATGGACAAG AGGAAGCCATATTAG